From the Gallaecimonas mangrovi genome, one window contains:
- a CDS encoding acyltransferase family protein, with the protein MNQTSRRFDIDALRVLAFGVLILYHIGMYYVADWHWHIKSAEQSTLLQDAMLLTNPWRMSLLFFVSGIALALVAKRYSARALIALRAKRLLIPLAFGMAVICAPQLYWQLVFAEGYSQSFWQFWPQYLNPATALFPQYQTAIGLLTWNHLWYLPYLFCYTLILLALKKPLAWLLARRWLQRLPLWLAVLGLALLLVANYLAFHGRYPSNHALVADWYNHGRYLLAMVAGFLLAGLPALWQRIIDKRWPLLVVAVLCYAFTIIDHQHWLPGLIAAFQQQQSWAIGLYTLAFSLNPWCWLLSAIGFAGRHLNRDAPWLRYANKAVLPWYMLHQTLIILAAVALRPLHLPAALEAILMLLLTVIGCAGGYEVVRRFGWLRLLFGLKTRPVVNAGKDPQKVLS; encoded by the coding sequence ATGAACCAAACATCACGACGCTTTGATATTGATGCCCTGCGGGTACTGGCCTTTGGAGTGCTTATCCTTTATCACATCGGCATGTATTACGTTGCCGACTGGCATTGGCACATAAAAAGTGCCGAACAGTCAACGCTGCTACAAGATGCCATGCTGCTAACCAACCCCTGGCGGATGTCGCTGCTGTTTTTTGTTAGTGGCATTGCCTTGGCGCTGGTGGCCAAACGCTATAGCGCCCGCGCCCTGATTGCACTGCGTGCCAAGCGGTTACTGATACCACTGGCCTTTGGCATGGCGGTAATTTGTGCGCCGCAGCTTTATTGGCAACTGGTGTTCGCTGAAGGTTACAGCCAGAGCTTTTGGCAGTTTTGGCCGCAATATCTGAACCCGGCAACCGCTCTTTTTCCCCAATACCAAACCGCCATTGGTTTACTGACCTGGAACCACCTTTGGTATTTACCGTATCTGTTTTGCTACACGCTTATTCTGCTGGCGCTCAAAAAGCCACTGGCCTGGTTGCTGGCGCGCCGCTGGCTGCAGCGGCTACCGCTTTGGCTGGCGGTGCTGGGCCTGGCGCTGCTGTTAGTGGCCAATTACCTTGCCTTTCATGGCCGCTACCCCAGCAATCATGCGTTGGTAGCCGACTGGTATAACCATGGCCGTTATTTATTGGCGATGGTGGCGGGATTTTTGCTGGCGGGTCTGCCAGCGCTTTGGCAGCGGATCATTGATAAACGTTGGCCGCTGCTGGTGGTGGCGGTGCTTTGCTATGCCTTTACCATTATCGACCACCAGCATTGGCTACCCGGTTTAATTGCGGCTTTTCAGCAGCAGCAAAGCTGGGCAATTGGCCTTTATACGTTGGCTTTTAGCCTTAATCCCTGGTGTTGGTTGCTCTCCGCAATCGGTTTTGCCGGGCGCCACTTAAACCGGGACGCGCCATGGCTACGCTATGCCAATAAGGCGGTATTGCCCTGGTACATGCTGCACCAAACCCTGATCATTCTGGCGGCAGTGGCACTTAGGCCCCTGCATTTGCCTGCCGCTTTGGAGGCCATTTTGATGCTGCTGCTCACCGTTATCGGCTGCGCTGGCGGCTATGAAGTGGTGCGCCGGTTTGGCTGGCTAAGGCTGCTGTTTGGGCTGAAAACCAGGCCCGTGGTTAACGCCGGTAAAGACCCGCAAAAAGTGCTTTCCTAA
- a CDS encoding LytR/AlgR family response regulator transcription factor yields MGQAVFAIFDRHKKRNLGLLITLYLLIGDSINATTVWMDASRNGQPKMAFWEPFCWEYTSMAAVLLMLPLVFFMARHLPPTFSGWGRFLLLHLLGSVLFCLGHVLLMVAFRHGFYRLAGGHYDFGHWPRELFYEYRKDAWGYICWYLAYQVFEAIYRRLKGEAALIADADSDSSPAPAPSHLLVKKLDREYLVKVADIEWMQASANYVNLHSKGRVYPLRSTLTNLLEKLAPEGFIRVHRSHAVNPSAIDNMRYYDSGDGEITLKSGTTVALSRRYKEAFKAKFQ; encoded by the coding sequence GTGGGACAAGCTGTTTTTGCTATCTTTGACCGGCATAAAAAGCGCAATCTGGGGTTATTGATAACCCTGTACCTGCTGATAGGGGATTCCATCAATGCCACCACGGTATGGATGGATGCCAGCCGCAATGGCCAACCGAAAATGGCCTTTTGGGAACCCTTTTGCTGGGAATACACCAGCATGGCGGCGGTGCTGCTTATGCTACCGCTGGTGTTTTTTATGGCCCGCCACCTGCCGCCAACCTTCAGCGGCTGGGGGCGGTTTTTATTGCTGCACTTACTGGGTTCGGTGCTGTTTTGCCTGGGCCATGTGCTGCTGATGGTGGCCTTTCGCCACGGCTTCTACCGTTTGGCCGGTGGCCATTACGATTTTGGTCACTGGCCACGTGAGCTGTTTTATGAGTATCGCAAGGATGCCTGGGGCTACATCTGCTGGTACCTGGCCTATCAGGTTTTCGAGGCCATTTACCGGCGCTTAAAAGGCGAAGCGGCACTGATCGCCGACGCCGACAGTGATAGCAGCCCCGCACCGGCACCAAGCCATCTGTTGGTGAAAAAGCTCGACCGCGAGTATTTAGTCAAAGTGGCTGATATTGAATGGATGCAAGCCTCGGCAAATTACGTCAACCTCCATAGCAAAGGCCGGGTTTACCCACTGCGCTCCACCCTAACTAACCTCCTTGAAAAACTCGCCCCCGAAGGCTTTATTCGCGTGCACCGCAGCCATGCCGTAAACCCCAGCGCCATCGACAATATGCGCTACTACGACAGTGGTGACGGCGAGATAACCTTAAAAAGTGGTACCACCGTTGCCCTTTCTCGCCGCTATAAGGAAGCATTTAAGGCCAAATTTCAGTAA